A region from the Vallitalea longa genome encodes:
- a CDS encoding L-ribulose-5-phosphate 4-epimerase, producing the protein MLEELKREVYEANMELSKRNLVVYTWGNVSGFDSDAGLVAIKPSGISYDDLKAEDIVLVDFDCNVVEGELNPSSDTKTHIELYKAFNEVKGIVHTHSPWATSFAQAGIGIKPFGTTHADYFWGEIPCTRLMEENETYDYERSTGKLIVETFEGRGPLEIPAVLVNEHGPFTWGKTPAEAIYHAVVLEEVAKMAFRTQLLRRNQDTESMQQIILDKHFLRKHGKNAYYGQQKESNID; encoded by the coding sequence ATGCTAGAAGAACTTAAACGAGAAGTATATGAAGCCAATATGGAATTATCAAAACGTAATCTAGTGGTCTATACATGGGGAAATGTTTCTGGATTTGATTCTGATGCAGGATTGGTTGCAATTAAACCAAGTGGTATATCATATGATGATTTGAAGGCAGAGGATATTGTTTTGGTTGATTTTGATTGTAACGTGGTTGAAGGAGAACTTAATCCATCATCAGATACGAAAACACATATTGAATTATATAAAGCATTCAATGAGGTCAAAGGAATCGTTCATACCCATTCACCTTGGGCTACTAGCTTCGCTCAAGCAGGGATAGGAATAAAACCATTTGGAACTACTCATGCAGATTATTTTTGGGGAGAAATACCTTGCACCAGATTGATGGAAGAAAACGAAACATATGATTATGAAAGAAGTACAGGGAAATTGATTGTAGAAACATTTGAAGGTAGAGGACCATTGGAGATTCCAGCAGTTCTAGTGAATGAACATGGCCCATTTACTTGGGGAAAAACACCTGCAGAAGCCATTTACCATGCTGTTGTTCTAGAAGAAGTAGCTAAAATGGCTTTTCGGACTCAATTGCTTCGTAGAAACCAAGATACTGAATCCATGCAGCAGATCATACTGGACAAACATTTTCTTAGGAAACATGGGAAAAATGCTTATTACGGTCAACAGAAAGAGAGTAATATAGATTGA
- a CDS encoding ATP-binding cassette domain-containing protein, whose protein sequence is MDDNIILQIKNLSGHSLDGFQIHDINLNLSVSEIHFIVGENNSGQKAFINTLAGVTPKIKGEIVYKGQVLRNSFKVGSDSEVSFLSQENTLVDDLTIAENLALMKFPKTKGFGLIKWKQVEKQAKKILERINIDINVDMKVSSLTDENRKLVEIAKVFIGNPKIVVLFEPTEKLSTRTVIKLYDFLREYKKNGVSMIYVTKNWQEALKIADNISVLYKGRIKGRFTGKEVKNNPQELLNILNNNHYKKNELDRDYESKEILDSIFKAAEFLTSEYELKDVLLFLAESVTKAMNADGCRIDLLDVNTDSIIDTFKIFKINDLHAKLKKEFVIRLIKKDTLYYSNQQDKEFDSLFEYKENIRTIICIPLLVRSRVSGVIQILYKDLYVHSTDEAKYLLAFAKQAAIAIEDTRLMGRSALLQESHHRIKNNLQAISSFIILQKRYLDEEQKEFLTPVLENIVSRIKSIAAVHDLLSKDQIGRSIINIKDLVGAIIKFINVDTRVEIKLDIEDMFIPYSKATSIALIINELVSNCNKHAFPDFEKRYNAINIKGIRKDNQVLIIIHDNGLGFKKGFDIEKVNSLGLTIVSSIIKNEFGGEVEFSNDQGAKIELSLSSCKVFVGM, encoded by the coding sequence TTGGATGATAATATTATATTACAGATTAAGAATTTAAGTGGACATAGTTTAGATGGTTTCCAAATCCATGATATCAATTTGAATTTGAGTGTTTCAGAGATTCATTTTATTGTAGGAGAAAACAATTCTGGACAGAAGGCATTTATCAATACTCTGGCAGGAGTTACCCCTAAGATCAAAGGTGAAATTGTTTATAAGGGACAAGTCTTAAGGAATTCTTTTAAAGTAGGTAGTGATAGTGAAGTATCATTTTTGTCTCAAGAGAATACATTAGTTGATGACCTTACTATTGCTGAAAATCTTGCATTGATGAAATTCCCAAAAACAAAAGGGTTTGGATTGATTAAGTGGAAGCAAGTTGAGAAGCAAGCCAAGAAAATTCTAGAACGCATTAATATTGATATCAATGTAGATATGAAAGTATCTAGTCTCACAGATGAAAACAGAAAATTAGTCGAGATAGCTAAGGTTTTTATCGGTAATCCTAAAATTGTTGTTTTGTTTGAACCAACTGAGAAGTTAAGTACAAGAACAGTCATTAAATTATATGATTTCCTTAGAGAATATAAGAAGAATGGCGTAAGTATGATATATGTCACTAAGAACTGGCAGGAAGCTTTAAAGATAGCTGACAATATTTCTGTTTTATACAAAGGTAGGATAAAGGGAAGATTCACAGGTAAAGAAGTGAAGAACAATCCTCAGGAACTGCTTAATATCCTCAACAACAACCATTACAAAAAGAATGAGCTGGATAGAGATTATGAAAGCAAGGAAATACTTGATTCCATTTTCAAAGCGGCTGAATTTCTAACATCAGAATATGAGTTAAAAGATGTATTGCTGTTCTTGGCCGAAAGTGTAACGAAGGCAATGAATGCCGATGGTTGCAGAATTGATTTATTGGATGTAAATACGGATTCAATCATCGATACTTTCAAGATTTTCAAGATAAACGATTTACATGCAAAACTCAAAAAAGAATTCGTAATACGATTGATAAAAAAAGATACACTATATTATTCCAACCAACAAGATAAAGAATTTGACAGTTTGTTTGAATATAAAGAAAATATCAGAACTATCATTTGTATTCCGCTTCTAGTAAGGTCTAGAGTATCAGGAGTTATACAGATACTCTATAAGGATTTATATGTTCATTCTACTGATGAAGCAAAGTATTTACTTGCTTTTGCAAAACAAGCAGCAATAGCAATTGAAGATACAAGACTTATGGGGCGTTCAGCTTTACTTCAAGAAAGCCATCATAGAATTAAGAATAATCTTCAAGCCATAAGCAGTTTCATTATATTGCAAAAGAGATATTTGGATGAAGAACAAAAAGAATTCTTGACTCCTGTTTTAGAAAATATAGTATCTAGAATTAAGAGTATTGCGGCAGTACACGATTTGTTATCAAAAGACCAAATAGGGAGAAGTATAATTAATATAAAGGATTTGGTTGGTGCTATCATAAAATTTATCAATGTGGATACAAGAGTTGAAATTAAGCTGGATATTGAAGATATGTTTATACCGTACAGTAAAGCTACTTCAATAGCTCTTATAATAAATGAGCTAGTGAGTAATTGCAATAAACATGCTTTTCCAGATTTTGAAAAAAGGTATAATGCAATCAATATAAAGGGTATTAGAAAAGATAATCAAGTTTTAATTATAATACATGATAATGGTTTGGGATTTAAAAAAGGTTTTGATATAGAAAAAGTAAATAGTTTAGGACTAACGATAGTATCTTCTATAATTAAAAATGAATTTGGAGGAGAAGTTGAATTTTCAAATGATCAGGGTGCCAAAATTGAACTAAGCCTATCATCTTGTAAAGTATTTGTAGGTATGTAA
- a CDS encoding ANTAR domain-containing response regulator, whose translation MKIVIAEDEYISLMGLKANLEELGHEVIGEATDGLAAIKLTLEKQPDMIIMDVNMPLIDGIEALKTINEKYCIPSIIVSGYHEDKLIKRANEVGVYSYLIKPISEKDIKVAIETSMSRFNEYKKLSAKLKNTTNLLESRKYIEKAKGILMDTMNLKEPEAMRKLQKMSRDKNIKMIKLAKKIIEAKEILNN comes from the coding sequence ATGAAAATTGTAATTGCAGAAGATGAGTATATATCTTTGATGGGGTTAAAAGCTAATCTTGAAGAGCTTGGACATGAGGTTATTGGAGAAGCTACGGATGGATTAGCAGCAATAAAATTGACCTTGGAGAAACAACCCGATATGATTATAATGGATGTCAATATGCCATTAATAGATGGTATCGAAGCGTTAAAAACAATTAATGAAAAATATTGTATTCCCAGTATTATTGTGAGTGGATACCATGAGGATAAATTAATCAAGAGAGCCAATGAGGTTGGAGTCTATAGTTATTTGATAAAGCCTATTTCAGAGAAGGACATTAAAGTGGCAATTGAAACTAGTATGTCAAGGTTCAATGAATATAAAAAGTTGTCAGCTAAACTAAAAAACACAACAAATCTTCTTGAATCTAGAAAATATATTGAAAAAGCAAAAGGAATATTGATGGACACTATGAATCTGAAAGAACCTGAAGCAATGAGAAAGTTACAGAAAATGAGTAGAGACAAGAATATAAAAATGATAAAATTAGCTAAAAAAATAATTGAAGCTAAAGAAATTTTGAACAATTGA
- a CDS encoding ABC transporter substrate-binding protein: MKKAKCLMVLVLTLIMVFTGCGSKTNKTANEDNSNGSTEEKKSLTIGMSFQEMDNPYFVTMHEAFEDAAKEIGATTYVTDASHDVNKQISDVEDMIEQGTNILLINPTDSVGIESAVVEAKEAGVIVVAIDAQANGPIDSFAGSKNKEAGYLAGKQMAEDLGEKGKVGIINGIPVVPILERVEGFKEAMAEYPDIEIVDNQNGEQERDKCMTVTENMMQANPELDAIFSVNDGGALGCLAAIESSKKDIKLYSVDGHPEAVEAILNGDIFKATVAQYPRDQIRVGLGIALAKYWGANVPEVMPIDVTLLTKDNAEGFSW, from the coding sequence ATGAAAAAAGCGAAATGTTTAATGGTATTGGTATTAACTTTAATTATGGTATTTACAGGTTGTGGTTCAAAAACGAATAAGACAGCTAATGAAGATAATTCTAATGGATCTACTGAAGAAAAGAAGAGTTTAACTATTGGTATGTCATTCCAAGAGATGGATAATCCTTATTTTGTTACTATGCATGAAGCATTTGAAGATGCAGCTAAGGAAATTGGTGCCACCACTTATGTAACAGATGCTAGTCATGATGTAAATAAGCAGATAAGTGATGTTGAAGATATGATTGAACAAGGAACTAATATTTTATTGATTAATCCTACAGATAGTGTAGGTATTGAATCAGCAGTTGTGGAAGCTAAAGAAGCTGGTGTGATAGTTGTGGCAATAGATGCTCAAGCTAATGGTCCAATTGACTCTTTTGCAGGTTCAAAAAATAAAGAAGCAGGATATTTAGCAGGAAAACAAATGGCAGAAGATTTAGGTGAAAAAGGTAAAGTAGGAATTATCAATGGTATTCCAGTGGTACCAATTCTTGAAAGAGTCGAGGGTTTTAAAGAAGCTATGGCAGAATATCCAGATATTGAAATAGTTGATAATCAAAATGGAGAGCAAGAACGTGATAAATGTATGACAGTAACAGAAAACATGATGCAAGCAAATCCTGAACTTGATGCAATTTTTAGTGTTAATGATGGAGGGGCATTGGGTTGTTTGGCAGCTATAGAAAGTTCCAAAAAAGACATTAAATTATATAGTGTCGATGGACATCCAGAAGCAGTTGAAGCTATCTTGAATGGAGATATTTTTAAAGCTACTGTTGCTCAATATCCTCGTGACCAGATTAGAGTGGGATTAGGTATCGCTCTTGCAAAATATTGGGGAGCTAATGTACCAGAAGTAATGCCAATAGATGTAACATTATTGACTAAGGATAATGCAGAAGGCTTTAGTTGGTAA